A section of the Gasterosteus aculeatus chromosome 10, fGasAcu3.hap1.1, whole genome shotgun sequence genome encodes:
- the trappc3 gene encoding trafficking protein particle complex subunit 3 translates to MSRQSNRTTDSKKMNSELFTLTYGALVTQLCKDYENDEEVNKQLDKMGYNIGVRLIEDFLARSSIGRCQDFRETADVIAKVAFKMYLGITPSVTNWSPAGDEFSLILENNPLVDFVELPDNHSTLVYSSLLCGVLRGALEMVQMAVDVRFAQDTLRGDSVTEIRMKFIKRIEENLPAGDE, encoded by the exons ATGTCCAGGCAATCCAACCGAACAACAGACAGCAAGAAGATG AACTCTGAACTGTTCACGCTGACTTACGGGGCCCTGGTCACCCAGCTCTGTAAAGACTACGAGAACGACGAGGAGGTCAATAAACAACTGGATAAGAT GGGCTATAACATTGGCGTGCGCCTGATTGAGGATTTCCTGGCACGCTCCAGCATCGGCAGGTGTCAGGATTTCCGAGAAACGGCAGATGTCATTGCTAAG GTCGCATTTAAGATGTACCTGGGAATCACCCCCAGTGTGACAAACTGGAGCCCAGCGGGAGACGAGTTCTCCCTCATCCTGGAGAACAACCCACTGGTGGACTTTGTGGAGCTGCCGGACAACCACAGCACGCTGGTCTACTCCAGCCTGCTGTGCGGCGTCCTCAGAGGAGCCCTGGAGATG GTCCAGATGGCCGTGGATGTGAGATTCGCTCAGGACACTCTGAGGGGGGACAGTGTGACAGAAATACGCATGAAGTTTATCAAGAGGATTGAAGAGAATCTCCCCGCAGGAGACGAGTGA